The sequence atgcagGTACCTGAAATTGCAGTCCAAAGTGAAAAGCTCATTGGTTAGAATTGCGAATATAAGAGCAAAACTGACAAGCCTACAGGTCTGGTTtacgctgattttttttttttaatctacttttaATATAAGATTTGAAAAACGAAAATTTTATATGCAATGTTTGAGTTTTAAGGAATAGGGAAGCAAATAAAATACTTGAAACCAGACAGGTTTGACCTGgagataaaaaaacaaaacaaaacaaaacaaaacaaaccacacagaacttagtagatttaaaaaaaaaaaaactggaagAGTTGCTTTTCCAAGGACACCATTTTTAATTTGTATCACTCCTCGTTTTGTACACGATTAAAAACATATGAAGTAGTTATCAACTGTTATTTATAACTTGAAGTATGAATTATTACTGCATATTTTTCTGTCCTTGAAGATTAAATATCCCTTTGTGTTGAAGTGATTGTACTATTTAATTTACCACTAATGTATCATCATTTAATAGTCTGTTTAATATGTGCTAAAATGCAAATCGCTCTTCTGTTTTATTCACATTTTGTTTCCTGAATAAATTTAGCACAAGCCTCATTGCTGTGTATCAATATCTGAGAAATAATTCAGTGTACTCGAAGTATtgtattgatttattttccttgcaTATGGTCTGGCAAGgttttatttaccaaaaaaagactaatttataatattttaattcaagTGTTTATTTAGAAAACCCTATTGAAAGATCCTATTTCTCCGGAGATTGATAACGTATGGTTTTAGGTCTCCCCTGAAATGCTGAGGAGTGCGTTCAATAGAATCTGAACTGCACGTAGATTTCCATTTTACCAACATATTAGAGCAGGCTTGTACATGTGCCAAGATTGCTTTTCTGGGGATCAAGTGTTAATCTGTTTAAACAGCTGAAGACTTACGAGTGAAGCGTAAATAACAGGAGATTTTTAAGTAACACTTTCAAAGGCACCTGAATGCCATTTTCAAAAGTAATGTATATTCTTACACCCTTAAACTTTTTACTCCCGTTGACTTTCTCTGAGGTGGAGCCTCACGCATCGTTTATACCTTATGAATAAAATTCCAGAAATTctttctttcagatgtttttaataaGTTGTAGACATCTAAGTAGGTAGTTTTGGAATGATTTAATAATGTCTTTAAtcatggtttgtttgttttggttttttttccaggctttagAGGGCAGTAGAGAGCTTGAAAATATTGATGTCTCCGACTTGCCTTGCATCTTGAGTGATGAAATGCAGAGAACCCAAGAGCTAAGTAAGGAGGATTTTCAATATTTATCCTTTTTATAACAATTTAACAATGATCACTCCAAACGTTTCCTCGAGTCCTGCCCCGCTCTGTGTTAAAGTGGAATGTTATACCCCAGGACTCGGACATGTGGCTTCTCCTGGTCAGGGCAAATGCACCTTAAACGTCCTTGTGCGCCCAACCAGGGACATAAAAGAGAGGCAACCCCAACGGCCCACTCTTCTAACTCGAACTCACAGATGGGCAGGAAAAACTTGCAAGAGCAACACCTTTTCTTATGTAAATAGTTAGATACTTAGTGGGTACTTAGCTAGTGATTAGGCTAAACGTTTGCACTTTGATTGCAttgcctttcttctcttcttgcaaggaagttgttttgtttgtttgccagTTAGGAGGATTAGGCTGAATATAGGTTTCCAGGCTTTAAAAATTGCTATTCATGTGTCTTTAAATGATGGACATACCAGATGCTTGTTGTGTTGGGATAAGGGCACTTTACAGATGGCACATCTGTAATACTTTTCCAAGGGAACCCAGAAAGCCAAAGCTTTTCACTTATATGCGTCTAGTTTTTAGTAAACTCTTTATCCTTACTCCAAGCCAGAGGTTCTTGGGATGTGTGAATCCTCAGCAGCAAATAATGCATTCACACTTCCCTTTCCAACTGCCTCCGCAACTAGAAGGGCAGTATGTGATGGGGAAATATTCTAAAGCAAAAAACTTGCATTATGGAtaattgcagggaaaaaaaaaaaaaaaaaagttattggcTTTCAGAGAGGAGAAATAAAGGTCTGCCTTACCAGGTCATTCCTTCAGAAGTGTTGAAAGGTAGCTAGTAGGCACCAAGAGGCCCCAATCTTTGCCTCAGAACAGTTTGTTAATTTGTTTTCACAGTAGGAGCACTTTTTATCTGTACCCATGTCACATGTTTGTGGTACAGGTGTGTGTCTAAAACTGCACTTACCTACCACTACTTCTCCTCTTGCATATGTAACATTCTTCTTGTAGACTTTTCATCCCAACCTCTGACCAGGGAATATGAATGTGTACGTAGTCCCTGTGTCCAGTCTCTGGATGAGAATGCAAAGATGACAAAACAAGTTTCTTAAGCTGCAGCAAATGCGAATTTTCGCCCGTGCGCATTACTCTACAGCCTGTCTGATtgctctgctttctgcaaaaACACTGGAACTAGCTATAGGAGAGCAAAGCCTAGGGTGGCTGGGACTGGTACTTTGTTTGCCGTTGGAAACGAGTGGATAGTAAAGCCCCAGGTGCTCAAGAATTTTTCTTAGCAAGGAGCACTGGGACTCTCCTCATGCATTAGGTGCATGTGCCTCAGCAGTGGAATTTATGCACCACACAATTCCAGCAGCGACTGTTGTTTAAATTACCATCTCTCCTGACTCTATTCCAGTGCTCATTCggttttcattttgcatgtgtATACACTGTACTAGTTCCCACTATAATGCATATAACCAGTTGCTTTCTTATACAAAATGAAGTTTTGTGAAAACAGTCTGTGTTTACATTACTACCCTACACCGTGGATAGGGCAGTGACGCTGCCCAAATGAGCTGTCAGACCTGTTGTTGACATTTTCTGTTAGTCCACTTCGTTAGCTTCTTGTTGCTTTCAAAATAGGTAAGAATCATCTTTTCCCCCCATTCTCTGAATTAGGAACAAAGCACCACATCAAGCACTAAAAGACAAAAATGGGAACAAAATGTGGTATAAGGCTTGTAAGTACCACTTCTCAAAATTatgttaattttgaaaattttttgttcatttttttggaGCACAATTACTAAGTGGTTTGTTGTCatcacttgaagaaaaaaaatccaagtgctTTGAAAGTGAAAAAGGCAGCTCAggtattattttctttgaaatctcTGGGGCAACATTTACtgatttcagatttatttcttcaCTAGTGAGTCAAGCAGAAGAACTGCAGCTGTTGAAAAGAAACCATGGAAAACTTCCTGCCCGAGGTAAGAAACTTTTTTATAACTCCTGTGTAACAGATGTTTTGATGATTCCTTTTAGTTGATTCCTCCTTTGTTCTTTCCACTTGAAATAAGTTGGGTAACTTTTAATATGTGAAAAGGATGATAATCAAACgtttcttctgaaaacttctgCACTACTCAAATgtaattttcatcttttctgctggttttcattgTGTTGGGTATTTCTCCATGAAAGTGTGCAAGGAGAAGAAATCATTAATGGCCTTGCACTTGAGGTATGGTCTAGAAATAAGTGCAGTCAGGACCTAGAGAGTTTACATTCCTTTATGGATACCCATCATCCttgttcttcctccctctcctccctcccctgcatTTTCAGTGTATAAGCCAAGCAGCATACAGTCCTTGCAGCAAACCCTTTTTCACCTTCTATGTATTGTGAGGTATTTAGCACACTCCAGGGGACTGTGAAATCCTAACTATTAGGTTTCTTCATAACTAGtgctgtgaaaatatttgaagttgGTGGCATTTAACATAGTGTGGCCCACATAGCCACTTTAGTGCCTTGGCTAGCTGGGAAGGTCAGGGTGGGGGGGATACACGcaagatttattttattctctcACACCCAGTAAAATCAACAAACATTCACCACTGATATGGTGATATTTCTGTTATCTTCATGCATTCTATcttaaaacagagcaaaacaagaATCAAAATTAGTGATGGCACCTCTACTGCTCTGtctgccagctctcccagccagcagGACTGCTTCCTATCACAAGCAGCCCCTTTGATTTTGGTTGTATCCGCTCTTCCACAGGCTTAAATTCTTTTTGCTGTGGGGAAttctcttaaaggaaaaaaaaaaaattgatcaaaCTTAAGTTTTCTCAGCTCCAGCAGATTACCACAAAATGAAAAGGAGTGACATCACTTCTTCAGGAATTTGGCTCATTTGTGCAATCTGCTATTTGTGATTTACAGCTCCCTATGTCCTCCTGTTCTGATGAGCAGAGCCCCTCTCTGGCACTGATAATGGCGAGCGCCATGGGCCATTGCAAATTTAAACAGTCATTGCTTCCTTTGTGCACTGCTTTTTAATGGTCACCAGGATATACATTTATAGTTCCATTTTTGCTCTGGAAACTAGCCCCTAAAGCTGAATGTATATCCAGTCTTGTTAGATGAAAAATGAGGTATTTTGTGAAAGCAGGATGGAAAATAGAATTGTGAGTTTAAGTTGACCAATTTTGATGAAGTTTCAATGTCAATTTTGCTTTAATAAAGAATAAATTCAGTTTTGCAGTCTTGTAAGTACAGTAGTAGGAGAAGAGAAGAAGTATGTGGTAGAAGAAAAGCATTTGGAGATGTTTTACTTTGCCTTTTAGTTTTGGATGTggtttttcataattatttttaattaattatgcTCAAGACTTAAAACTTATGACTGTTCTGTGGCTTGATACAAACAGAATGTCACATTATCATCACATGGTGAGGCATGAAATTTATTTACTTTACACAAACAACCTCTACTTAAAACAACTTAATACAAAACATTCCCTGCTCAATGGGCGGCATTATGTAGAACTCAGTATATCATTTTGTGTGACCAGCATAAAAAATGGCAGCATTGTTTGTCCATGACTAGCATTTACagtaaacaaaatgtttttgaatAGAATGTAAGCAAACTGTAAAGCAACTGCCAAGAGATTAAATCTAGTCGGTATGTTGCAGTCCAAAACATGCTTTATGTGTGTTGAGAATAAATGTGTAGGTTGCAATATGTATATGTTAAAGGAAAATTTAATAGTTTGAGTGTTTCAAGGAGTGAAGATAATATTCTAAACAGGAAAGCTACTTAAGCTGGTTGTTACAAATTATACTAACACTTTGCTTCcccaaaagaaaaacactgaCATAAATCACGTCCTTGACTCGTCTGCTGTCCAAGTAAGAAACAAAGTGTTACAGAAGATCAAATACTTGCAGCGATAAGGAAAACTATTTTCAGCCTGTATcttgtaatgaaataaaaaaatactttcttttctgtgttgctgttcATCCAGCCAAGCCCATGGGCAAAGATGATCACCCCTATTAAGTTCAGTTCTAAACATTCCTAACTTTCAGGCTGATTTTAATACAAGTGACTGAAGTTTGCACTCTTTGTGACAGTAGTGGTGGCTTTCCAAGAGACTAGATCAGGGTTAGCTAGATGGATTTTTCACTTGAAATAACTAATGAAAGCAAAGCTGGAGAGATTAGGGACCAAGTAATACCAAATTCCCACTCGCCAATCCAGTTTCTTGAAGGCTGGCTAGATATGGTGACACATCAAATCCCAtttcagaaacactgcaaaatatAGACGCCTCCTTAATAAGCAGAGTTCCTTCTCAAAACAGCTAAAATGGTAAGAATACAATATTCCACCATTTATCTCAACTCATGTCAGTTTGAGTTTGAACTTTGTAATGGTGTTTGTGTACAGGCAACTGAATAGCTTGGGTCTGGGCTGCTGGTGGGTTGCTGTGAGTGAGGGTAATTCCAGTTTACAATATATTTCTACATCATTCTCAAATGAAGTAGGATAAATTTGTTGCCCTTCGGACATACTCAGGTGTCTGTCTCCCAGTTatatctttccttctgctttgggATCTTCTGGGGAAAAGGGGAATACATCAGACTTCAGGTGTGTGTTTTCAGGAACATATCTGTGAGTTTTTCTGACTGTAAAAACATTAAcctaaaaaacttttttttttttttctcagcccaATTTTGTATTCATTTGTAGGGAAGAAATGTCATTAAACCTTTTCTGGGAAAAGTAAGTCTCTTGAACTGGCTAAGCAGATGTTTATTAAGTGAACTGAATGAATTTATTCAGAAACTGTTTCTTCCCAGAGTTTCCATTCCTTGAGAGCAAACTGTCAGCAAATATTCATTTTTCAGGGGAATGATGAGATGGACAGAGGGGTTGAACCCTTGGTGTTGGGAAAGGGCTTTTTATGTAACAGGTCTGTAGGGCTCTTTCGGAAGAGCTGACTGCAAGGATGAACCATACGCTGTTGTTTGTGCAAGCCCCACTTCAAGGCAGTTGTGATAGAGGCTTTTCTGAGATTCAGTTCTTCCATGTTTTCAATCTGTTTGGGAAAAGCTGCTAATGCTGACACAAACAGCAGTTCCTTAGTTTTACCAAGGTCCTTGCAGTTAAATCCTAGGCTTCTTTCCAGCAAAAGATCTCTCCAGCAGCCTTTTTGTGCTGTACAtcatctgtaaaagaaaaaaaagaaaaaaaaaaaagatgatgctgAAGGACATTTTTTCAAATAGATTATTATTAGATGGCGATTTAGAGCTTGTGTTTGCAAGCAATATGCTTACTTCAATTCTTAACACTAAAGGCCAGGTTTGGTGTCTTGCCACACATCAGAAATGTCTGCTCTAAGTTAATGCCCCTACGCAGTGTTTGGAAGAGAGCTGATGGTCATCAGAACTGTCTTGGCCTAGTCAGACAGGCTGCAAAACTGAGAGAAATTGAATTAAggattaatatttttctgaaggtCTGAAAATACCCTCTGAAGCCTGCTAATCCACTGCATTCAGGTTCAGTCAGCCTCGCAGCAGAAAGCCTGTGTGCCCAAGGCTGCGTGGGCCAGAGCTGGCGCTTACACAGCCCAGATCTGTGAGGCAGCTGCAGTGTGGAGTCCGTACCTGCCTTACCCCAGGACAGAGAACCCTTGGGCCAAGACTTCCCGTGGCCAGAGGTGGCCCGGAGGGGCTGCGGCCTGGCAGCACTTTGTAGGATTTCCTCGAGAGCGGTTGCTGTGACCGGCACGACTTTGGCCCTGAAGGTGCTGGTGAATGGCAGAGGTTAAAGAGGGAGATTGTGCACACATGCCCAGCTGGTAGAGGGTTCCTGGGAGCTGAAACCAGCCGATGGAAATGAGCGTGCCCTGTGAGTGTTATGTGCTAGGTCGCTGCTGAGACAAATCCAAGAAATCATAACTTTGTTTATGTGATGCTGGAGGGAGCCTGGCCTTGTTCATCTGCTCTTCTGTGTGGAAGATCAGAGagtcataaaatcacagaacggtttgggttggaagggaccttaaaaatcatctagctcaaccccctgccccgggcagggccaccttccaccagcccaggttgcccaaagccccgtccaacctggccttgaaccctgccagggacggggcagccacagcttctctgggcagcctgggccagggcctcacccccctcgcaggggagaatttctgccccagatctcatctaaatctgccctctgtcagtcatcctgtccctctgcccctgatccagagtccctgcccctttcccgcagcccctttcagccctggggggccgctctaaggtctccccggagccttctctcctccagctgaaccccccaactctcccagcctgtcctcacagggggggctccagcccccccagcctctCCGTGGCCtctctggccccactcgagcaagtccatgtcctgatgttggtgcccccagagctgatctgtctgtatttctgctcaaaggctttttcttcctcttagaCATGCAGAAGTTAATCTCAGTTACGTTTTTAAGTTCCACCTCAGTGTGAACACTTGCAAATGAAACTGCATTAAGCGAAGTGAATTAAGACTAGTTCACTGCTGAGCATGTGAGTATGCGTGTGCACAATAGACTTAGTGCAGCTCACCTGTTTTGTTTACTCCTGTTATTTCGAATGTCCCCATGCGGAGACCTGGAGAAATGGCTCTGCCCTCCTGCATTTACCATCAGAACTCCTTGTGAGACTGCCCCAAAATGCATCTAGAGGAGTGTGTTGTGTTCTAATTTGTGTTGTGTGGATTGAAAGCTGGTGAAATCTGACTGTCTCTCTTCTCTCATCCTGTGCAAGCGGGTCTTGTCTGAGTTTGTAACCGTGCAAAGTCCTTTACGGTCTAGAAGAGGTACCAAGGCCCTCTTTGCCTTGTACCCAAAGTCTGCAATGCGTTTGCTTTTCCTAGGACGAGCGAGTAATCTTGTCTGCTGCGGGGGGAAAGGAGCTGGTGGGCAGGTTTCTGTTTGACCCCCCGATGCCACGTCTCTTTCCCGGCAGGTTGTGGGTCTGTCGGGTTGTACCCACACCCTCAGAGTGAGTGTTTTAAAATACAACCTGGGATTTGAGAAGTATCTGGGTCTGAGGTCACAGGCATAAGCTTTTTGGATGGAAGGAAAGGGGCAAATTACAAACCTCTCCAATGATTTAACATCCTCTGCTATGTAGATGAAATATTAAGCTATTAACTTTTGTGGCAGATACAGAAATGCACATGAGACGTATGACTATAGACCTCAGACGTATATACATATAGAACTGTCAACCTGCATTTTATATTTAGGTGTCAGCCACACTTGCTCATGAATTTCACACTTGTGTTTATACTCTATTTTCCTACGTACCTTTTTGCGGACGCAAtagctattaatttttaattctagTGGATCTAGGCTTTAGAGTATTAagcttaatgaaaaattaaaaagaattgtAGTTCTTTCAACAACTACATGTAGCAACTCCTACATGAGAATAAATACTGCTTTCTCCcatgaatataattattttaaataaaaaagaaaagaaacattagtTTGGACTCACTTAGTAGCAATTATATGTTTAAGAGGTGTAAATAACTTGCTATCCAGACATTACAAATATCCAGGTGCTCTGTATGTGCTGATGACaacaaaattgaaaagaaagaCTGTAATAATTCTGACTGGTTTTCTCTGCAGAAGATATTGATTATTTGTGTGTGGTGAGAGATTTGGAAAATTCAATTAAAGGAGTTGTGCAAAGGTTTCATAAATTTTCCTTGTACAGCGTGTACACAGACATTGTTGCGTATTAAATCAATGCAGCACTtcacaatatattttctttgaaacataaaaataaataacatttaaacaGTTCTGCTTACTacagaaacaaattttattttctgtgaagcATTTAGTCATGTGCTATCACTGACTCATACACATTTGCCAGCTGTAACAAATTTTATAGACGTTTTCTCCAGAGACATAGCTCATATactatgaatttttaaatgaGCAAATGGTGAAGAAGGGATGTCAGCAATATAAAAATTGATCAGTTAAAAGATAAAAGCATAAGTAAAGAGATTTGTATGGTAGTCTTAATaggttttattaaataaaaatactataaaaaGACAGTAATGAATAGACTGAAGGTTTTAACTGTGGTTGAGGTGGAGAAAAATTATTCTGGCACATTTAGTAGAAGATTGGTTTTATATCACCTGACaggtgaacattttttttctctctgctttttagaTCTGTAAATGTTTTAGAGCAGTCAAACTTGGGAAAGAGTGGCGGTGGGAGTAGGAGGGGAAAAGAAACTTGGGAAGATTCTGcccttttaatgttttttgtggGCTGGGGACAGGAGACACCGTGGCAAAGGGCAGGGAGGCTCCTCCCAACCCTCCCGCGCAGGGTTAGGTTTTGTGCCGCCTCCGGCTGCGGCCCAAGTGTCCTTCTGGGCATCTCCACAGCTCCCTGGGCCTCTCCCAGCTGCTCCAGTCACAACAGATTTTCATCCGGAAGTTTTGCTGATGTTCTCTTTGCTTTAATGTAGTTTAACTTCCTTAGAAGTTCTGCACATAAAAATATCAAGAGTGAGAAGGGTTGGTAGGgctttgttggggttttgggtttggtttttttttagagCAACTCATGATCTTCATTAGctcacacaccaaaaaaaaaaccacaaaaaaactaagaaaagaaaccaaaaaggcTGAAATTGCCACAAACAAACATTGTAAGTTTTTGGAGTGTATGAGTACTAAATCATACTATTTCAGTATCTAACTCTTATTGCCATCTGGATAAATATTACTATAAATAGGCCTGTTTTGTCAAAATGTCATGGTCTGTATTTGGAAAGAAAGTCGAGTTAGTGATGTTTTATATGAATCTGGGCAGCTTACATTTTTTTAAGACAGCTTCTCAGAGTGAAACGCAGCTCTTGGCATGGTTACTTTGGCATGTTGGGGTTCTTTAAGTACTGCTTCGTCAGAATGCTGCAATCGGGGATTAAAGGCTTCATCAGGACTGAACTGGAAAGTTGCACTTAGTGCAAAGAAACCAACTGGTAATTAAACTGCAGTCTTTTTCTATTACTTGCCATACTCGATTGAACAATTCACTATTTTAAGCGGTAGTTAGTGGTATTTTTTGATGATAATTTGTGTAAACAAAGGGTGTTTACTGGGTATAAGGCTGAAAAGTTGTACCTGAGGCACAGTTGAATCGGATGCCTTTTTAATGGAGTAAGCTTACGAGACTTAGCTTAGGACAGAATGTCCAGCTTGGTCTGGGTGACCTCCAGGTAACGTCACTGGCACCTCCCGTCAGGCCCCCAGTCAGGTCCTCTGCCTCGTGTGACACCCAGGGAGTTCCACCACCACCCGTGGCTCTGGGGCCTCGCTCCCAGTAGGTTGGTACCCAGCCCCTCTCCACGCAGCAGGAGGCTTTTTAGGTCTAAGCCACTGTAAATGTGTGGTTCTCGGTATGTTTAACGTAAAGCGACTGAGTTCTCTCTTCACCCTTGGGTGGTGGTGGAAGCAAAAGGCAGTATGAACAGCAGATGCTAAGAGTACTGCGGCTTCTGCTTGGGCCACAACaagccccagcagggctacaggcctggggaggagtggctggagagctgccagtcagagagggactggggggggttgagaatgagccagagtgtgcccaggggtcccccagcagggacagggaagggatctgagccctgggctcggcactggggaggccgcccctcgattcctgggttcagtgttgggcccctcaccccaaaaaggccattgaatgactcgagcgtggccagagaagggcaacggagctggggcagggtctggagcacaggtctgctggggagcggctgggggaactgggggggttcagtctggagaagaggaggctgaggggagacctcctggccctctgcaactccctgccaggagggggcagagaggggggatgagtctctggagccaaggccccagcgccaggccccgagggaatggcctcaagctgcccagggcagggtcaggctggctctgaggaaggatttctgtgcagaaggggctgttgggcgttggaatgggctgcccagggcaggggggagtccccgggatccctggaggggttgaagagtcgggctgagccagcgctgagggatctgggggagttgggaacggtcagggggagggtcatggctgggctggaggagctgcgagggcttttccaacccagatgattctgggattctgtaagcAGAGCCACTcattggctgcagagagctgttgGGCAGTCTCAGTGCTCAGCTGTGTCTGCTTCCAGACCCTTTCCCCATATGTCCTTGCTCCCCGAATGTCCTTCTGCTCCTCCACACTTCTCCTCTGCCTCTTCCACCACCTGCCCAGCCCTTCTCCCCGGCTCAGGTGGGGGTGCCTCTCCTTTTGCCATCCCTTTGGGGAACTCAGGTGAGGGTTGTTCCTCTCACACAGTCCTGGATTCTGCTGAATCTGCTGCTATGATCCctgtggatttttatttcttcttttgttactGAAAAGAAGGACCAGCTTCTAATACTCATAacattctgttttgctttgtcatCATTGGTAATGAGGTAGCATATGCACATACACTCACAAGTAATTAAGACAATCTCCTAAACGACTGCTGAGACAGATACAGGAACTGTATGAAGTAGAAAGGGTTTTGTTAACCACTGCAGTGACTTCCTTAACTCGTATTTGTGCAGGGATTTTCACAAATTCTGCAGTAACACCATTATTCTGTTGATCAGAACCGATTTTTCCTCCTCCACAGAGTATGTTCAGACCTCCAGCAGCTCCGCGTTCCTGGCATCGCTACTGGACTGAGGTGAGTAGCCCCTCGTCTGCCCCCTGCCTTCTCCACACCCCCATGTGCAGGGAGGATCACTGTAAGGATGGAGGGACTTcatgctctgcactggtgaggtcacacctcGAGTATtatgtccaggtttgggcacctcaatacaagagagatctcgaggggctggagcgagggcagaggagggcaacgaggctggggaagggcctggagaacaaatcctgtgaggaggcagggcagga comes from Athene noctua chromosome 5, bAthNoc1.hap1.1, whole genome shotgun sequence and encodes:
- the ITGB3BP gene encoding centromere protein R, which produces MRRVLLTSAAVRVKRSLKLDTLKKDTPPGETPLKTKRNLNAYSPTTGTRQMSPFSSPMTHAQNPRNHPSNGDEIEENDSESRLSRRGQPQTEEDAYLKLQSKVKSSLVRIANIRAKLTSLQALEGSRELENIDVSDLPCILSDEMQRTQELMSQAEELQLLKRNHGKLPAREYVQTSSSSAFLASLLD